TCTCTTAGTTcaacctcgctctaataccacttgtggGAGGTGGATGGAGCAAAAACACTCACAAATTTAACAATTTCAATCACACAaagattatcacagaaaataaTAAACACAAAAATTAATATTTACACATAGAGGTTATATTGTGTTGCAGCACCCAAAACATATTTTTATTGCTTGCAAAAATCAAATTACATCTGCCTCTTTTATAGAGGATTTCAGAAAATTCTAGAATGAAAAATATTGTATATAACAGTCAGTTTTGCATGACTGATGGAAATAACAAATTGTTTGAATGATTGGCTAACTGCTAGGTTGAATGGTGGAATTAAAGGCTCACTGTTGGAGCTGTAAAGAGCACTTGCATGGTGGACTTAGAAGTTGACGGTTTAAATGCAGCATGCATGCTTGCGGAGTAACTAGAGATGGAACTTGGTTggctttgcatattaatccttttCATGCATATACTACTGCATGGTCGGTGCATGATCTTTCTTGCATGCAGAAGAAATTATCGATACTTCCAATAGGTTTTATGTGAATGATGAGGTAATTCCCCTCCAAATATGTAATGTATTTTTATATAAATTTGAGCTAGATAGTTATACCAATAAGAGTAATATCTCATGCTATCTATGTTCAATCATGACCTAACTTTATAAATTATAGTTAAATTTGTAAAGAAATCAAGTGCCTTTAGGTGTCTTCCAATACCATGTAGTAGTAGTTAGATAATACAAGTTAAATATTGTTTACTAATTAGAAGAGAGTTTATGCATGTGTTAAATATATATCAATTAGAAACATGCATATTTTCTAAGTTCTAAATGATGTTATTATAATAAAATAGGGCAATGTGCAGCAACAACTACATTTCTTATTAGAGTAAacaaatctgaagaaaatcaatggTCTAAGTTACCATGCAACGGATTTGATAAAGTACATAATTGTTTGGAATTAttcaaaatctaatttaaaaagaCAAATGTAATCCAATTCATGTTGAATACTCCACAAAACACATCAATTACCTTAGAAAAGTACAATAGCCAATTACACTTAGAATGATTTCTAATTAAAAAGATAgtctaaagaaagaaaaaaataacctTTTTATTCTTACTTTTCTAATAATTGTTTTTCCTTAAATATTAAgaaatatgaaattgaaaaagattattaattacaatattattttttcttataaaaaaattcttaaatgtAATATTAGACaaataaaaaaaatactaaatTTCTACCgtctataatattatattatattgaatATTTCTAGATGTAATTAAATGATACTTCTAATATCAGCGCAATATATGACAATCAGATTGAACAAATAGATGAAAAAAATATGTCGGTAAAAAAATCATATTGAAACCaacaaaatgaaattaaaaattcaAGGGCATGTATGTTCGGCCACCTCAAAGCCAACGTAGAAAAGAATGAAAAACATTAAAAATAGCTCAATAAGATGAAAATGGACGTGAAACTTCGGAAAGACCGGTAAACAGACAACTAAATAATAGGAAATTTAGATATTGTGGGATTTCATGTTCTCCATAGGAAATAACGGCAAGGGAAAACATTACCGGCCTGCGACACATTTATTGCAATAAGAGGGCATCTTCTAAGCATTGCATATCACAATATGGCAAATTtcttttcattcttcttcttctttttcttattctCTGGCACTCTCCAATTGCGAGCAGATGCTCACCCTCTCTGGAGTGAATATTTCTAGATACATAATTAAATGATACTTCTAATATCAGCAATATGACAATCAGATTGAAATGGTGCTGTATGGAAACGCTAAACACTGTCTCATTACGGAGCATCACATCCATTTATTTTACTGCAAGCACAGAATGCGGGTGGGTAACTTATAACGAATGGATTCCCTTATGAATTAACTCAGGCTCTTCTCACGCTCTCGCCAATTTCACTTCCCACTTTCACTTCATTATCTCTGACATAAATGGCAGACCGTCCGGGGGTGGACTGACCTTTTTCATGGCTCCTTTTGACTGGGAGCCGACTGTAGATCCCAGTTGTCAATCGCTTGGTCTCTTTAATCAGACATATGACGAAAATATCTCCAATCAAATTGTCGCTGTGGAGTTTGATACGTTCCAGAATTTTCCCTTCGATATGGACGACAACCATGTGGGAATCGATGTCAATAGCGTTGTTTCCAAGATGAACACATCTGTGAGCCCGCGTTTTCTCAATAATGGCCTCCCATGGGACGCATGGGTGGATTATGATGGCGTAGCTAAGAAGCTTCAACTATATCTTGTGTCTTCAGACGACCCTGCCGTTTCTTTTGGAAAGCCCACAACACCAATCTTGTCGTATGATATAGACCTCAGTCAGTTTCTTCCTCAGAACATCACCATTGGCTTCTCTGCTTCTCCTGAGTTAGATTTCATGGAGTCTCACTAGATCTTTAATTGGGAGTTTTCTTATCAATATTCATGGGAAATCAACGCACAGCCAAAAAATCCAGTGCACCAGACAAATAAGAGAAGAAATGCTATTCCGCTGTTTGTTACAGTTTGAGTGGCAGTGGGTGTGACATCAATGGTCGGTTTGATACTGCTCTTGGCCCGGCGGCGACATGGTAACACCAACAAATTGAAAAGCAGAGAGCTAGACAAACACTGTGCTCAAGGCCCTCGTAAGTTCTCCTACGCTGTCCTCCGCGCTGCGACGAAGAACTTCAGCAACGATCGAACGCTTGGAAAAGGAGGCTTCGGACAAGTCTACAAAGGCATCTTGTCTGCTTCAAAAGAGACTGTGGCAGTGAAAAGAATATCTCATGGCGCCAAAAAAGGGCAACAGAAATATATCTCAGAAGTGAATATATTATCTAAGCTAAGGCACCGGAACCTTGTGCAGCTCCATGGATGGTGTCATGAGAAGGGTCGCCTGCTTCTTGTCTACGAATTTCTACCGAATGGAAGTCTGAACATATATTTATTTGGGGAGCAGAAGAAAGGTGATTTGAATTGGGATAAAAGATATAGCATTACATCTGACATAGCCTCTGCCCTTTTGTATCTCCATGAAGAATGGGATGAGAGTGTTATGAACAGAGATGTTGGATGGAGAATTCACAGCAAAGCTAGGAGATTTTGGCCTGGCAAGAATGGTGGAAGGTGGGCGTGCAGTCTCTGACACAACAGTGGTGGCAGGCAAATTTGGATATATTGCATTTGAATATGTGGTTACCAAAAAGGTAAGCTTAGAATCAGACATCTTTAGCTTTGGAGCAGTGTGTCTAGAAATTGCATGCGGGAGGAAGGTTATCGACTGGACCCTGGATGACCATCATTGGAGATTAGTCGAATGGGTTTGGGACTTGTATGGAAAGGGAAAGATTTTGGAAGCCGCAGATTCAAAGCTGGGTAGAAATTTCAACGGTGAGGAGATGGAAAGGGTGCTGTTAGTGGGTTGTTGTGCTCTCACCCGGATCCGAAAGCCAGACTGAGCACAAGATAGGTGGTCGATATCCTGAAATTGAAAGCTCCACTCCCTCCTCTTCCTCCGACTTATCCAGAAACTGTGTACACTACCTCTCATGGTCCTGTCTTTGCTTTATCATCCACGTCTGATGGAACATTTTGTACTGCGGAGAGCACCTCCAAAATTGAGAGTACCTAAACAATATTTATATCCCATTTAATAATCATGCTCATCACAATTTGCCAAGGATGCAATTTGTGGTCTTCGTATCTATTATAAGTAGAAGCTGCAAGGGATATGCCCATAAGAAATTGgaggaaaaatataaataaattcaatattgcATGATGAAGTATACAAAAGTATACATCTATACACATGTAACATTGTACATTATTTTTAATACAGTTAGTTTCTTTTGAACAAGTGGCATCTAGTTTGgatcaataaatattacataagagtgTCTTTCTATTGGCAAGTCCTTTTCTAAAGTCACAATTCAATGCATTGAAACACCTTAGAAatccttaattttaaattttaagttaCATAATGAGATATATTAaagtatagatatatatagatttatcaatGTATAAAATAATTTGGTACAACTTTTTTGCTGGATATCTTCATTAGTTTGAAACAATTGGATTGCTTTGAATAATTAGCAACAAATTTGGACCATCAAAGCAACATAAGACTTTCAATAAAACTACAACAATCAAAGGTGTTCCTACATCATAAGTTTAATTATTCCCTTTAATCTTTAGACATAACATTCATCTCATCgtctttataattatatttataaaatcaaatcaaatttcaaCTTTTTTGGGGGAAAGCTAAGAATAATTCTAATTCCAAACTCGATTATATTCAATACACTCTACAAGAATGTTATTCTTCATCTAATAGCCAATTTTATTCTTGGTTGTGGACTAGGAATAAGATTAACTTGATATAAAGATACTCCAATTGGAATTGATATGTTTTAAGATAATGATTTTTCATTATATAATCTAAAAATTAATAGAAGCAACAGAAAATGACGTTGGGTACATATCAATTTATTAGCTGATTTTAAGAAAGAGATATCATATGTTATGAGGAGAAATGTTACGGGTTTGAAAATACCTAAATATTCAATTCTTAATATGCATCTAGATATTAAAGTTAAGAAAAAaggctatgtacaattagttgaaTTCTTAAATTAAGACAAGGAAAACACATGAATCATGGTGTGTTCTTAATATTCTAATATCAGCGTTCGTTTAGTGGTATTCCTATATGTCACCCACCCAAGTTGGGAGAAATTTTACATTCATAATAGTGTATATCTATTAACTGATATAAGCCTCATTTCACCAGCATAATTTGTTATTGTTATTAACAATAGCAAGACATATGATAACCAAACTTATTCCAAACAATAGGTAAGGATAGTTTCCTTATGATTATATGAATTTCATCTTGTGAAAGGCACAATGctcttttaataaattttaattcaaTCAAAAACTCCCCCAACTCAAGATTTTGCAATgcttattttgaaatattttgtttGAATTGAAATAATTTTACTCACATATGATACCTTCATAATAGAAATCTACAATAGTTCTACTATTCTAAGGATGAATTATGAAGTACAATCTAAATttctaataaataaaattcatgcaATCAAATCGAAAAATTACAATTTAATAAATACCTTATCaaaattataagaaaaataatcTTCCTTCAAATGACCAACAGATAGTACCAGAAAATAGTTAAACATTTATGAAAGCCATTCTTAGAAATCAATGACCTAGAAAATCATTACCCTTAAATTAGGGATCCCTAAAAATCTGTATCCTAAATTAAAGATCCCACTTATCTTCTAGTGGTTTTTCTTGATATACCCTTTCTAGCACACCTACCATGATAAGTGGTGCAGCAGCACCTAAGAGATCAACAAACCAAATGAAGCcaatgaagataatgaagacattaggagatgAGAGGATGATGAACAAGATCAATTATTCCATATTAAAGCCTATTATGGCTTTTGGCAATTCAAAATGTATCAAGTTGgataaaattgtcaaagttgcaaatTTGTCCTAAAGGACCCAAAATTTGAATGTAATAGGGTTAGATGAGTTTTTATGTTTTGAATAAATGTAATAAGGCCTgaaaggtccaaaaatgtcaaTTAGGAGTGTCAATTTATTGCTaagatgaataatgtaatatttgaaattcaaaatgcaatGGCTTGTTAGTAAAATGGTGGGAATTAGTTTTTAGGGAGTTTTAACCCAAACTAATCCTCAAAACCAACTGGAAATGGTTGGGGAAGTTATTATAAGGCTATATAAACCTTTTTCAATGCCTTGCACAGACATGGGAACTTGTGTATAGACTGGAGCAGCAAAAAGgcaataaaattcatattttcaagCAATTTTAAGGAGTTTTTGGTATCATTTTGTTCATTCTTTGATTGAAAATGTCATTGTGATTCATTGAAGGACATATTTACATATTAGTTTCCTTTATTGAATTCTTGGTCGAGGGTTTTGTATCAAACTCCATTAATTTGCTGACTGCCCTAACAATTTGTGaggttttctttcaagttttgataggattaacatgaaaatcatcattccATGAGTGTTTCAGGCCTAATACTCATGGAATGATCTGTTTCTAACATGTATCAATAGTTTTTACATGAATACATGCATAAAATGAATGGTTTGTAGGTGATCACCATGAGAAGTTGCAAGATTTTATGAGGAAGTTGGTGGCTAAGGAGTAGCAGCAGGAGATCCGTCCATTGGAGGTGGTATTTTTATGATTGCTGTAGTTTTATTATGCCAATGAAAAggtgaatcaatcatcaattggtCAAAGAAGTGATTGGAGTGTGGATTTTGGTAAGATCTCACTTTTTGAGTGTGTATTTTCCACATAACTATAAAAGTTTGAATCCTTGTGAAACCCCCACCACCTTCTGCATCAATAAGCTAATGCATTTACTATCATTACACTACACAAATATGATCCTCAATTGAAAGATTTAGAATACATACAAAAATTTATCTACTAACAAACAAAATATAATCCATTTTTAAGTACATAAAAAATCTTGGTAATTATTTTAAGAGAAAGGTTATCGTTTCTTACTAATCTTAAAGAAAAGATCTGGCAACTATACAAAATCCCATATATCTTAGCATTGTCCTTGCATTACTATTGTAACAAAGGTAAAAATCTTGTAGTCCCTACATTCTTGAACTATGTTGCTTTCAACAACTTAAGTAATGGGTGACGATGAGGACGAGCTTCCTATATTGTTTCAAACAAACAATTATCAAAAGATTTCAAATTTATTCAATCTTATGATTATTTTGCCGGATTTGAATTGAGGTCGATTGTATAGGCTTTACGACATGGTTTTTAATGGCTTTGCCATATTTGTTAAACTCAATGTCTTCAAGGATAGGAAAAGCTTGTATATCTTCTTCTCCATATTCAGAAACCACTGGAGATACACTGACATTTTTAAGAGGCATGCTTATGTTGCAAAATCAGGAGACAGACTTAAAATACATTGGTACAGTAAATTGTAAAAGCCCAATGACATAAAGATTGTTGGATGGGAAAGGAAATGGAAAGAtcctattgatgagaatacatagATGGAGATAGTCAGAGATGAGGCTCACTGCAAACTTATGCTATATGATGGGCTTTATGCAGTGACAGAATTGGAAAGGCATGCTTATGTTGTCTGGTCATAAGGTTAGCTTTTTGGGTGCGTCGAGTTAAGTACCACAAGTGTGTAACAAACAAAATATTATCACATAATTGTTTTGAGCTTTGGTTTTAAGCATCTATATGTCTTTTGTATGAAAATGCAGTTAATCAGTCCTAGGGGAAATCAACTAGGAAATTAAACAGAAGCATGCGCGGTTTGGAAAAGGtgtttttatattatattaaattaatttttgatTAGTTACGATTAATTAAAAGTGTGATAGGCTTGTACCATTACATAATCATTAAAAAGTGGGATAGGCAAAAATAAATACCTTAGGTCAATATTGTGCAAGGGTAATTGGAGTTGTGGATTCCAAGAAGTGATTTAAGTTCCCATAATTGAATCTTTTGAAAAAATAGTAGATATTATCCTCATAAGTAATTGATTAATGGAATAGAAAATAGATATTATCCTCATAAGGAATTGTATAATAGAACAGAAAATAGATATTATCCTCATTTAGGAAACTAAGATGATAGACTCTTTGTTTGCTCATTTTGTTAAGAATATTTGGCTAGGTGTTGACTTTGGTAGTCCAATTGATGAGGCTTAAAGACGAATAGCTACTTTTTGGAACCCCTCAAGAGTTAAAGGGGTTGAAATTTACAAATGTAGGAAGAGTTTGGTTGTTACCTTTGGGGATCTCAAAACCTCTACCATCTTAAATCTTGTTAGAATCTATGCTCCTAATGCAAAGCCTACTAGACACAACTTCTAGATCCCTCAATGAATTTAATGATCGAAAAAATATTGGAGAaaaggatacttggaagagattTTAATTCTcccctttctccttcaaagaaattagGAAGCTTGGAGGTGCATTTTTTTGACAACATGGAGGATCTCTCaaaattcatttctaattttaGTTTACTAGATGTTGATCTTAAAGGATTACAATTTACAAGGTCAAAAAGGAGACAAGGGAACAATCATATTCAAGTTGATCTTGACAAATTCTTAATCCCCATTAGCAGGAATATTCTATCAAATATCACCTTGATTGGGGTTCCTAGAATTTGTTTGGGCCACAATTCTATTCTATTAAACTGAACGGATGAGGCTCCCAAAGGTCCTTTCCCTTCTAGAAATGATTTCATTTAATTTTGGTGGTGGTGGCTTCGgatgatatttctatttttaaTTTAAGTTTATTCAAAGTGTCAGCATTATTGTTGATTGTATCAACAAAAGGATGTTGATGCATGATTTACTATTTTAAATAGCATTAACAATTATTATAGAGTTATCTTTAATTTTTATTTGGTGGATATTATCTATTTTATAAATCTCTTTTCTCAGAAAGAAAACTTGACTTCTAGTCTTACGGTTAAtatgattttattatattttttaaaggaCATACTAATTGGCTCATCGTGTTCCTATCTAATTGGATAGTCAATACTTTCTATTCATATAAGCCTTTCCATACTCTATCCAAAATCAATTTTGTTCATTCATGAGAGTGATTCCATTTGAAATATTCTCACAAGTTTAAAAATTAGCTTTCCCATCTTCATAAGCAAAAATCTTATAAACTCAAAATTAGAAAAACTTTAATACCtacataaaaaattatgaaaaatttataattttaaattaatcaaTTCCAAGTTTAGCAATATATTATGTTTAAATATATTTCTAAGTTATTTAAAAAGATAATATAACAATAGAAGTATATTTCATTTTTCTTCTAGTCTAAGTTCTAGGTGGTTCTACCAGTATAAGATTTTGAGGGGCATTTCAAAATGTGTGGGTCATTTGTCATTTCCTCTCTATTTTAGCTAATGTAGAAGTTGGTTTCCCCATATTGTTCAAGGGTTCCTTGTTCTCTCATTCCTTTATTGTGTTATTTATAGTTGAAGGTGTCTTTGTTTATTGGTTTCATTGGTTAACCCATTCTTTGACTTTTTTCTCCTCTATTCAAAGTGTATATGGTTTAAGGTTTCAAGGTCCTTTGGAAAACCCTCTACAGAATTAAGATTCTATTAAGGGTTGTGTTCTGTGTGTCCTCCTCTTTAACGCTTTGATCCTTTGCTAGCCTTTGGCTTTGTTTTAGATTTTGGTCATCTCATTGCTTGTGAGATCCCTAGTAATTCATTTTTTATGTTGATTTATCTCTTTAGTGTGTGTGCATATAGCTTCTTCGATACACCTTCAATGAAAATGCTCCAttatttttcaaagcatcttgATTTATCAACTAATTATGGACTTTTTATGGGATCTTCTAAAATATAAGAGCTCATTGTGTATTCCCACTACTCCTCGCATATTCTACATAAATGTTTTCCTGATTTTCATAGTTGGAAGAATTTTTGGTAAATATATTATGCCACCATCTCAAGTGATAGAATATATTAAAGAGAGAGAAAAAGTATATGAAGGAATAGGTCATAAAATAAACCATCTTTTGGCATAGAATGAATCTCAAAAATTCCACCCTAACCTTCCCCATCTATTCTTGAAATTGTTCTAAACAACCACCCATTTTTGGCCTTCCCTTGAAAAGAGCTTTCTTAAAATGATAACAAAGGGAACATTGGAAATGGAATTTCACAATGAATTCCCTCTCTTCCCCACCTTCTCCATTTATTCCTAAATTTGTGGTAAACTACCACCTATTTTTGGCATTTCCTCAAAAAAGATCTTTCTTAACACAAGAAAATAAAGGGACCATTAGAAATGGAATTTCACAATGAATTCTAAGATATTGTTTTCTCGACATATTGGTAAGAAATGGTAATAAAAACTAATCATGCTCCAAAACTGTACAAGGGCCCAAATTATGAAAATATATCTAACAATTGTTGACAAAGGAGGTGAAACTTGTAGAAGATCCACTAAATCCCATTAGAGATTCATGAAAAGGGACAAGGTGTCCATTGTTTCCAATGGATGGAAGGATGCTAAAATTGGTCCTTGATCAATGTGATTACTTATTTTGATAAAAGATAATATACTGTGAAATTGTCCACTAGCATGTATACTTAACAACCTTTATAATTCCATCTAAAGTGTCAATTGAACATATCTCATTAGTATAATACATACCATGTTGGGAATACTCCAATCTCTAAGAATAGTTAAAAAATACAACGTAGATAACATATTAGAAAATACACCACCAACTACATTTCCCATTTCCTATTTTTGTGACTCATGATTCCAATCATACCTAAGGAAAAGTAAATTTATTTTGATACAATTCATATCCATCACACATTTACCATATATATGATGATGTCCTTACTCCTTCAAGGCATAATTGATAGGAAAAAAATCATCATACCTACAGAAATTTTATTCCAAAATTTAGATCATCATGCCTTAAATCTCCATAAGTTTCCACTTTTGTATTCTAATAatatagagagagagaaagttttatttatctatccattacaTTTGTCTATCtagttattatatttttatatctaTCTACTTTTATTTAATCATTTAGATCACTTGAATTTGTTTGTTATACCACTTTTAAACAAGTAGTTTGTTACttctaaatttcaaaattaaagtatTAAAGATTCAAATTTAGTCAACTAGTTTACTTACTTTAAAGCTATTAAATACATGTTTAATACAATTTGATACTATGTTATGAATATTTAAatacattcaatgcatttgatctatATATCAAATGTTTATCTTCTAATCAAATATTCTAAAGCACTTAACTAATCAATTGAAATACATTTCAATTTCGTAGGATAAAAAGTAAAAAATCTATATAATGTTCTTGCTTCTTATCTTCAATCTTTTTCAATTTTACTTAAGAAACACATTATCTTTATGTTTGATATCAAATATATTCTAGAATGTCatctattaaataaaaatattcaattattaaattaaataccatcctcttattaatttttaaaaaacaaatatCAATTTGCCATTCTCAACTATATTTTGTAACTCCATGTTGATTTTGTGCATTTATTTAATCAGCTTATCTCAGAGGAAACCTCATTTTCCATAAAACTAAAAGGGAAAAGCAATTGCATTTTTTGAAAATCATTTTGAATGTACACTTTCTTTAGGTTGGATTAGAAACATATGATTTAGCAAATTAGCATAGCACAAATAGAAGGGAGATCAAAATCCATCTCACATCAACCAAATGAAGATATTTTTTTGTCGAGTCTTGTAGAGTGAAACTTACAACACACATAGGACGTACTGCTATTGACAATGAACATAGCCATTAAATAGAAGAagataagcatgatatgaaagaaaCATGCAGGAACGGAGTAGGAGAATTAACTTAGTGGAGGATGACTTCATTCGTAGGTAAGAGTAGCGGTGAGCTTGACCACTGTCTCATCGACTGTGTGAGAAACAGTCTCCATGAGAGCATGGCCTTGAGCATTGTGGAACACACCACTGCCTCCCACCACTGTGATCTCCCTTTGTGGTAATGCAATGTTGTCTTTGCCTAAGAATTCAATGCTGCTACCTTTGTATTCAGAACCTTCAAATCTGGTAGTGAAGGCGAGCAACAGTGTCTCAGGATCTTCGTCTTCAGCAGGGCTGGGCAAGTGAAAATAATATCCCTCTCCCTTTCCAAGCACAGCAGAGGAGTGGAGATCAGGCCCTTCTGTTAGGGTGTCCTCAATCACAATCACATTAGTTAGCGGGATACCCGAGGCCCCTCCAACAAGATTCTGGGGATTTAGACCACCATTAATTATATTTGTGTTGGGAAAAGAGTTCTGAAGGCCCGAACCAGGTGCATTAAAGCCAAGGCCAGGAATGAGTGAACCTATGCCCTGGACTCCACTGTTAGGGATGAGGCCGAGGCCAGTGGTGGAAGAGATGGGCAGTTGGCCAAagaatggagaattgttgatggCTCCACTTGGAATGGTTAATGGGAGAGGACCATTCCCATTCCCATTCTGATTCCCAATGCCATTGAAGTTGATGTTATTTCCAAGCTGGTTTGGCAGGCCAGAGATTGCATTGCCAGTGCCTTGAAGTCCTCCAAGTCCAAGTCCAGGCTTGGCAGTGGGGTTGGGTCCTTCCGTTATATGATGCATGAAGAAGGTAATGGTCTTTGGACTTGAAGAcccttcctcttcttcttttggGCTATCTGTCAATAATTTTCTATTTGCACTCACATAGCTACCCCACACAAAGAGAAGCATCAGAAAAAGAAGCTCTTTAGTCCTCGCTGCCATTCTCTTCTCCAAATTAAGATTTCTTTCTCCAAATTGATGGATATGAATGCGTACATAGAGTCTGTATATGTACAGGTGCCATAGGTCCACCATCCAATTACTTAGATATTAGTTTACCTGCTTTCCAATAGACAATGGAAATTCCCGCCTCAGCTTTCATCATCGCTCCACTGGTCCACGTAGAGGGTTAGTTTTTATTTGCAGGGTgacatcattttttttaatatggtTTTGGTTGCCTGACACATTATCTTCCCTTCACCTGATCGCTGCAAACCTAATTTCCCATTTTATCCTCTACATATTGATTCCTCCCATCAGCTCATACCACGGCCCAAGTATTATATGATAGGAATAATAATGATCGTGACCTTTTGCATGCAAATTATTTTGAGTTGACGACTCTTAGCCTCTGAAAATCGTTCATCTTTAAATGATATTTTACCCATTTTAGGTTGTTAGGGGTAGGCTCATCCTTCTAATTCGGGAGTAAATTTAGTTTAATTTTGATATTATCTTACTTCATGGATTAGTTGCGATATACACATAAGATATTTTTGTGCGAATTTGGGATGTTTTATTATTAATCTATCAATTGAATCTGTTTAGAAgatttttaatgaaaatttaaagttatttaaaatttcagtatggttttttttttaatattaaattcttACTTTCTTTTGATTATATCAAAACTTAACAgaattatatattaaattatttactTAAATCGTATATTtatgataaatatttttaaataatgagTATTTTAATCTTGATGCACCATCATTAGCACACATGTACACACAAGcacacaaattttttattttgattataattatcataatataaatgtgattaaaaaaaaaattgtaagaacCACATTAGATAATATCACATTTTAAAAGAACATAAGTTCTTTGAAAATATTGG
The nucleotide sequence above comes from Cryptomeria japonica chromosome 11, Sugi_1.0, whole genome shotgun sequence. Encoded proteins:
- the LOC131860295 gene encoding L-type lectin-domain containing receptor kinase V.9-like, with protein sequence MDEKLEKLEVQIRKPEEGKAAMKNFLILILEILNSTTRNMEEIGKYLDGASPTKSIMNFYGEEAATEAGNVDSALVGSSHALANFTSHFHFIISDINGRPSGGGLTFFMAPFDWEPTVDPSCQSLGLFNQTYDENISNQIVAVEFDTFQNFPFDMDDNHVGIDVNSVVSKMNTSVSPRFLNNGLPWDAWVDYDGVAKKLQLYLVSSDDPAVSFGKPTTPILSYDIDLSQFLPQNITIGFSASPELDFMESH
- the LOC131066435 gene encoding dirigent protein 16-like, giving the protein MAARTKELLFLMLLFVWGSYVSANRKLLTDSPKEEEEGSSSPKTITFFMHHITEGPNPTAKPGLGLGGLQGTGNAISGLPNQLGNNINFNGIGNQNGNGNGPLPLTIPSGAINNSPFFGQLPISSTTGLGLIPNSGVQGIGSLIPGLGFNAPGSGLQNSFPNTNIINGGLNPQNLVGGASGIPLTNVIVIEDTLTEGPDLHSSAVLGKGEGYYFHLPSPAEDEDPETLLLAFTTRFEGSEYKGSSIEFLGKDNIALPQREITVVGGSGVFHNAQGHALMETVSHTVDETVVKLTATLTYE